A single window of Nicotiana sylvestris chromosome 3, ASM39365v2, whole genome shotgun sequence DNA harbors:
- the LOC104229029 gene encoding putative pentatricopeptide repeat-containing protein At1g64310 translates to MSIPFHSLLSQLSKLKLTIPRTKELHALIIRTHLSCDPFYATRILRFYALNDDIISARNLFDKTPHRSIYLWNSLIRAYARARKFTDAFSLFKDMLYSEIKPDNFTFACLVRASSENFDVHSLRVFHGAVVLSGLQWDFICSSQLVSAYSRLGCIADASKVFSGITDPDLVLWNSMISGYGCFGELEKGLELFSRMQRMGFRPDEYTMVGLIIAIYDPSVLKIGESIHACCLKLGVESNSHVSSLLVSMYSRCKCMGLAFRVFESLLEPDLVTWSAIISGVSLCGNSVKALDFFREMNMKGGKADPLLIATILTACSQLTTVRPGSEVHGYSFRHGCHLEVMVSSALVDMYSKCGFLELGYQVYKTMTFKNIVSINSIISSLGLYGLASQAFQIFEKALDEGHKPDEATFSALLCACCHAGLLNDGREYFRRMKDQFGIPANTEHYVYMVKLLGMEGQLREAYELVQSLQEPVDSGIWGALLSCCDAHRNYELADIIASRFFGNKLQNSRYRVMLSNMYASDGRWDLVNKLRVDLGSTELKLAGKSWISSIKPFP, encoded by the coding sequence ATGTCCATCCCTTTCCATTCCCTTCTTTCTCAACTCTCAAAGCTGAAGCTTACCATCCCAAGAACCAAAGAGCTTCACGCTTTAATAATCAGGACTCATCTCTCATGCGACCCATTTTACGCTACAAGAATTTTGAGGTTCTATGCTCTAAACGACGACATCATCTCAGCTCGCAACCTGTTTGATAAAACTCCCCATCGAAGTATTTACCTATGGAATTCCTTAATTCGAGCTTATGCTAGAGCCCGCAAGTTTACAGATGCATTTTCTCTGTTTAAGGACATGCTTTATTCCGAAATAAAGCCTGATAACTTCACTTTTGCATGCCTTGTTCGAGCCAGCTCTGAAAATTTTGATGTGCACAGCTTGAGAGTTTTCCATGGAGCGGTTGTTCTCTCTGGGTTGCAGTGGGACTTCATATGTAGTAGCCAACTGGTAAGTGCTTATTCAAGATTAGGTTGTATAGCTGATGCAAGCAAGGTGTTTTCTGGGATAACCGATCCTGATTTGGTCTTATGGAATTCAATGATATCAGGTTATGGTTGTTTTGGAGAGTTGGAGAAGGGGCTAGAATTGTTTAGCAGAATGCAGAGAATGGGGTTCAGGCCTGATGAGTACACAATGGTTGGCCTGATTATAGCTATATATGATCCTAGTGTGCTGAAAATAGGTGAATCAATCCATGCATGTTGTCTAAAACTTGGTGTAGAGTCAAATTCTCATGTAAGCAGTCTCCTTGTTAGTATGTATTCTAGATGTAAATGTATGGGTTTAGCTTTTAGAGTTTTTGAGAGTCTTTTAGAACCTGATTTAGTTACATGGTCTGCAATAATAAGCGGTGTTTCGCTGTGTGGGAATAGTGTCAAGGCCTTGGATTTCTTCAGAGAAATGAATATGAAAGGTGGGAAGGCGGATCCACTGCTGATAGCCACTATACTAACTGCTTGTTCTCAATTGACAACTGTGCGGCCAGGCAGCGAGGTGCATGGTTATTCTTTTCGACATGGATGTCACTTGGAGGTTATGGTCTCCTCTGCTCTAGTTGACATGTACTCAAAATGTGGATTCTTGGAATTGGGATATCAAGTTTATAAGACTATGACTTTCAAGAATATTGTTTCAATCAATTCAATTATTTCAAGTCTTGGTTTATATGGACTTGCATCTCAGGCCTTTCAGATATTTGAGAAGGCACTGGATGAAGGGCACAAACCAGATGAAGCTACTTTTTCCGCACTCTTATGTGCATGTTGCCATGCTGGTCTTCTTAATGATGGTCGAGAATATTTCAGAAGAATGAAAGATCAATTTGGCATCCCAGCTAACACCGAACATTATGTTTACATGGTAAAGCTTCTTGGAATGGAAGGACAATTGAGAGAAGCTTATGAACTTGTCCAGTCTCTGCAGGAACCAGTTGACTCTGGCATTTGGGGGGCACTATTGTCATGCTGTGATGCTCATAGAAATTATGAGTTGGCAGATATTATAGCTTCTCGTTTTTTTGGTAATAAGCTACAGAATAGTCGTTACAGAGTTATGCTTTCAAATATGTATGCCAGTGATGGGAGGtgggatttggtaaataagttgAGAGTGGATTTAGGATCAACAGAGTTGAAACTCGCTGGAAAAAGCTGGATTTCTAGTATAAAACCATTTCCGTGA
- the LOC138888379 gene encoding uncharacterized protein, whose product MSNPQDNPGTPPPPSPSSSSTPPPPSTTTQPRRMRAKILARKTVATSALSKKLNDKLKPRQAQESENPDDSFKSESEGEGTGSSNSEKAQNSPSKVSSALAENLENRFVLIGSVRNVELPELGRIGGKKKDEKENEKERVKWQEVRGSGSGEAVEGLVNLSSQIDEPGSSIRETLADLLKKVSASYDPKKRRTPIPKAPSIAKPSKKRKASPQQLLKFPCQGKVAESSEAIDVEEMEQVNQEDHTTIEVQTPKPKKTKTSSKKSSSVSKATEPSLSKSMVRTRATGHAGRPPVPPTEATRGRGRDRGRGRGRGIAAGATPMDPLVAPAQDQAPAAPVQAPAVPIVIPGL is encoded by the exons ATGTCGAACCCTCAAGATAATCCAGGAACTCCTCCACCACCCTCCCCTTCTAGTTCCTCCACACCACCTCCACCTAGCACAACCACTCAACCTAGGAGAATGCGAGCAAAAATACTTGCTCGGAAAACGGTGGCAACTAGTGCTCTTTCAAAGAAATTGAACGATAAATTGAAGCCAAGACAAGCCCAAGAGTCTGAGAACCCAGACGATTCATTCAAATCGGAGAGTGAGGGGGAAGGAACTGGGTCTTCTAACTCTGAGAAGGCTCAAAACtccccttctaaggtaagttctgCTTTggctgaaaatttagaaaataggtttgttttgatTGGGTCTGTCAGGAATGTGGAATTACCTGAATTGGGAAGAATAGGAGgtaaaaagaaagatgaaaaagaaaatgagaaagagagGGT AAAGTGGCAAGAAGTCAGGGGAAGCGGTTCAGGGGAGGCTGTTGAAGGGTTAGTAAATCTAAGTTCACagatagatgaacctggttcatctattaGGGAGACCCTAGCAGACCTTCTGAAGAAAGTAAGTGccagttatgatccaaagaaaaggagaactccAATACCAAAAGCCCCCAGTATTGCAAAACCTTCGAAGAAACGAAAGGCTTCCCCCCAACAACTACTGAAATTCCCTTGCCAAG GTAAGGTTGCAGAGTCCTCTGAAGCTATTGatgttgaggagatggaacaggtTAATCAAGAGGACCATACAACAATagaggttcagacccccaagcctaaaaagaccaagacttcctccAAGAAGTCTTCATCTGTGTCTAAGGCTACTGAACCTTCATTGTCAAaaagt atggtgaggactcgaGCTACCGGACATgccggacgaccaccagtaccacctacTGAGGCTACAAGAGGCCGTGGACGCGAtcgtggtcgtggtcgtggtagaggcataGCAGCAGGGGCAACACCTATGGATCCTTTAGTTGCCCCAGCTCAGGACcaggctccagcagcaccagtgcaggcaccagctgtgcccattgtgataccGGGTCtctag